In Gammaproteobacteria bacterium, a single window of DNA contains:
- a CDS encoding RHS repeat protein, with translation MWKYDATGNRTKQTLNTTVSNLAYPATNNRLTSVGSLTRQYDAAGNLRQELRSDGSTRSYAYNAMNRLSAVTRTVGGSGAMPVASYTTTRSGSGGEVRGGERAVDLLCMIWTGSCWSSSRATARRTAIMCISMPYPWR, from the coding sequence GTGTGGAAATACGACGCCACGGGCAACCGCACGAAGCAGACGCTGAACACCACGGTGTCGAATCTTGCCTATCCCGCCACCAACAACCGCCTGACGAGCGTGGGGAGCCTGACCCGACAATACGATGCCGCCGGCAACCTGAGGCAGGAATTGCGGTCCGATGGCAGCACGCGCAGCTATGCCTACAACGCAATGAACCGGCTGAGCGCGGTCACCCGCACCGTTGGCGGCTCGGGCGCGATGCCGGTGGCCTCGTATACCACAACGCGCTCGGGCAGCGGTGGCGAAGTACGTGGCGGCGAGCGGGCAGTGGACCTATTATGTATGATCTGGACGGGAAGCTGCTGGTCGAGCAGCCGGGCAACAGCACGGCGCACCGCGATCATGTGTATCTCGATGCCTTACCCCTGGCGCTGA
- a CDS encoding RHS repeat-associated core domain-containing protein, with amino-acid sequence MRLTDTTGTVVWALDSTPFDAIHGAFGLPNEDVDLNGISITYNARFPGQYFDAETGLNYNYFRYYDPSTGRYVTSDPIGLNGGLNTYAYVGGNPLSRIDPYGLRCIQGVGCYTTPEEATAANSGNYNKYYQLACAGVMLTHALLSTLLLMMIWMVI; translated from the coding sequence ATGCGGCTTACGGACACCACCGGAACGGTGGTCTGGGCGCTCGACAGCACGCCCTTCGATGCGATCCACGGTGCTTTCGGCCTGCCCAACGAGGACGTCGATCTGAACGGCATCTCGATCACCTACAACGCGCGCTTCCCGGGGCAATACTTTGATGCCGAGACGGGGCTGAACTACAACTACTTCCGGTATTACGACCCATCTACAGGAAGGTACGTAACTTCCGACCCCATCGGTCTGAATGGTGGTCTAAACACTTATGCGTACGTCGGTGGGAATCCGTTATCTCGCATTGATCCATATGGATTGAGATGTATTCAAGGGGTTGGTTGCTACACCACTCCAGAAGAAGCTACAGCAGCTAATTCCGGTAATTATAATAAATACTATCAGCTTGCATGTGCTGGGGTGATGCTTACGCATGCTTTGCTCAGCACGTTGCTGCTAATGATGATTTGGATGGTCATCTAG